A region from the Aphis gossypii isolate Hap1 chromosome 1, ASM2018417v2, whole genome shotgun sequence genome encodes:
- the LOC114132649 gene encoding facilitated trehalose transporter Tret1-2 homolog, which translates to MESLGNIISALTASSVAMIIGAIIREVEWPSLLLQPGSEIFVSPIVGDGPWWSLTAFLFAVGAVIGALFAGPALVKRFDKRLGMAFFDAVLNIGLFAITFPFESTALIVAGRLILGIGSGALSAIVPAYVGEISEPKIRGRSSVLFPAIMVMGVVISYAFGPFKQYNHQQPFDVSFNVYCFLIVMLHAIGLCFIPKLPHSSSNNFFGQRHDNEYSAINLLGEPQWTEILFPEFETDNYNNASRRSSWYYNTLDAFDSDSDRRALLIGVGCMFFHQICGKNIILSYMIHIMKISEIHIDSKTVFITLGIIQIFMMGVAIIIIDNKGRRILLISSAVIMCLCLAGLAFCIIFKTQLNTSTFGNLSMILIMIFILAYSLGFGPVPWVIMGEIFSTKVKPYGISFATAINWLMVLASVYFPYEMNKFFSVEHFFLFHSVLCLFGALFAWRIVPETKKINLPQIQWEISATLEFAPYVYI; encoded by the exons ATGGAATCTTTAGGAAATATAATTTCCGCTTTAACCG CATCATCAGTGGCGATGATCATCGGTGCTATAATACGGGAAGTGGAATGGCCATCTCTACTCCTGCAGCCCGGATCGGAGATTTTCGTTTCTCCGATAGTCGGTGATGGCCCGTGGTGGTCGCTTACGGCCTTCTTGTTCGCAGTCGGGGCAGTTATCGGTGCGCTATTCGCTGGTCCAGCATTAGTCAAGCGTTTTGACAAACGACTCGGCATGGCGTTCTTCGATGCAGTTTTGAATATCGGCTTGTTTGCCATCACTTTTCCTTTCGAATCGACAGCGTTGATCGTCGCCGGCAGACTAATCCTCGGCATCGGATCGGGAGCACTTTCCGCCATCGTACCCGCATACGTTGGAGAAATTTCAGAACCGAAAATCCGAG gTAGATCGAGTGTGCTGTTTCCTGCCATCATGGTAATGGGCGTCGTGATATCCTACGCATTTGGTCCGTTTAAACAGTATAATCATCAGCAACCTTTCGACGTGtcgtttaatgtatattgcTTCTTGATCGTGATGTTACACGCAATCGGATTGTGTTTTATTCCTAAATTGCCGCACTCGTcgtcaaacaattttttcggACAACGCCATGACAACGAGTATAGCGCGATCAATTTGTTGGGTGAACCCCAATGGACGGAAATATTGTTCCCAGAG tttgAAACCGATAACTACAACAACGCTAGTCGACGAAGCTCATGGTACTATAATACATTGGACGCATTTGATTCTGATTCGGATCGCAGAGCACTCTTGATCGGTGTAGGGTGCATGTTTTTCCATCAAATTTGcggcaaaaatataatattatcatacatgattcatataatgaaaatatctgAGATACATATCGACTCTAAAACAGTATTCATCACATTAGGAATCATTCAA atCTTTATGATGGGCGTCGCAATAATTATCATCGACAACAAAGGTCGTCGTATATTACTGATCTCTTCGGCAGTGATAATGTGTCTATGTTTGGCTGGTTTGGCATTTtgcatcatttttaaaactcaacTAAACACTTCCACATTTGGTAATCTATCAATGATTCTTATCATGATTTTCATTTTGGCTTATTCCCTAGGATTTGGCCCTGTACCTTGGGTTATAATGggagaaatattttcaacgaaA gtGAAACCATACGGAATAAGCTTTGCAACAGCTATCAACTGGCTAATGGTCTTAGCAAGTGTTTATTTTCCATACGAAATGAACAAATTTTTCAGTGTAGAACATTTTTTCCTATTTCACTCTGTATTATGCTTGTTTGGTGCATTATTTGCGTGGAGAATTGTAccagaaactaaaaaaatcaacttacCGCAGATCCAATGGGAAATAAGTGCCACTTTAGAATTTGCAccctacgtatatatataa